From Actinomyces procaprae:
CAACAACAGCAGCAGCGGGGACGGTGACGGCGGCTGGGCGCCGCACCTGATCTCGGCTCTGGACCAGGAGACCGGGGCGGTGTTCGCCCGGCAGCGCGTACGAGATAAGAGCAGCGAGATCCCCGCCCTGAAGGACCTGCTGGCGCCCCATGACCTTTACCGGCGCGGTGGTCACCGCTGATGCGCTGCACACCCAGCACGAGACCGCCGAATGGATCATCTCCCGGGGTGCCGACTATGTGCTGACAGTCAAGGGCAACCAACCCAGTCTCAGAGCGAAGCTGAAGGCCCTGCCCTGGAAGGATGTCCCCGCCACCTCTGGGGTGGACACCTGTCACGGGCGCAGGGTACGGCGCACCATCAAAGCCGCAGCAGTACCCGCCTGGGTTGAGTTCCCCGGCGCCGCCCAGGTCCTCCAGGTACGCCGCACCCGCACCACCACCAAGCGCCGTCCCGACGGTCAGATGGAGACCAGGC
This genomic window contains:
- a CDS encoding ISAs1 family transposase is translated as MTFTGAVVTADALHTQHETAEWIISRGADYVLTVKGNQPSLRAKLKALPWKDVPATSGVDTCHGRRVRRTIKAAAVPAWVEFPGAAQVLQVRRTRTTTKRRPDGQMETRRTTQVVYLVCSVPTEQARPEQVAAWTRGHWGIENRVHWVRDARL